In one Janibacter cremeus genomic region, the following are encoded:
- a CDS encoding VWA domain-containing protein, whose protein sequence is MTRSGSAPSYPFTALVGAQELTTALVLSAIAPEIGGVLVRGEKGTAKSTAVRALASVLPEQHIAQDCRFGCDPERTEECPDGPHTGAATTRPARLVELPVGATEDRVVGSLDLRRALGDGEAAYQPGLLADAHRGILYVDEVNLLHDHLVDVLLDAAAMGRNTVERDGVSISHPARITLVGTMNPEEGELRPQLLDRFGLTVHVAASRDPHERAEVVRRRLDSDADPVGFAARFAQSEAELTQRLAAARDAVRHVGLDERMLRTIARVCAGFDVDGMRADIVTARTAAAHAAWQGRDHVTREDVRAAALLSLPHRRRRAPFDAPGLDEDLLDALLDDEPEDDPPGGGDSPGDGEGGDGGPEEDAPQGDGPDGASGDSCATPPREVAHEGRDAPSPSATDHAPDDASDPVDPPSPESGDAPPGGIPVPVGTASAQEPYRARRLELTGVGSGPSGQRSPALTPRGRVVGVHPPDREPAGSPVHLTATLRASAARRATGTGPARVTGADLRHAVTRGREANLVLLAVDASGSMAARKRMSEVKTAVLSLLLDAYRRRDRVGLVTFRGTGADVALPPTSSVDAAAARLAELPHGGRTPLAEGLAEVARVVARERVRDRHQRALVVLVTDGRATAGEDALVRARLVADRWGRAASSAETVVVDCESGRFRMGLAADLAARMGAEHIPLEQVAASGLVEIVTDRTHPRRSAA, encoded by the coding sequence GTGACCCGCTCCGGCTCTGCACCCAGCTATCCCTTCACGGCACTCGTCGGCGCGCAGGAGCTGACGACCGCCCTCGTGCTCAGCGCGATCGCCCCGGAGATCGGTGGTGTCCTCGTCCGTGGTGAGAAGGGCACGGCCAAGTCCACCGCCGTGCGCGCGCTGGCCTCCGTCCTGCCCGAGCAGCACATCGCACAGGACTGCCGCTTCGGGTGCGACCCCGAGCGCACCGAGGAGTGCCCCGACGGCCCGCACACCGGTGCGGCGACGACCCGACCGGCACGACTCGTCGAGCTGCCCGTCGGCGCCACCGAGGACCGGGTCGTCGGCTCCCTCGACCTGCGCCGCGCCCTCGGCGACGGCGAGGCCGCCTACCAACCGGGGCTGCTCGCCGACGCCCACCGCGGGATCCTCTACGTCGACGAGGTCAACCTGCTGCACGACCACCTCGTCGACGTCCTCCTCGACGCGGCGGCCATGGGGCGCAACACCGTCGAGCGCGACGGCGTCTCGATCTCGCACCCGGCCCGGATCACCCTCGTGGGCACGATGAACCCGGAGGAGGGCGAGCTGCGCCCCCAGCTGCTCGACCGCTTCGGCCTGACCGTGCACGTCGCGGCGAGCCGGGACCCGCACGAGCGTGCCGAGGTGGTGCGCCGGCGGCTCGACTCGGACGCCGACCCGGTGGGTTTCGCCGCGCGGTTCGCCCAGTCCGAGGCCGAGCTGACCCAGCGCCTGGCCGCTGCCCGCGACGCGGTGCGCCACGTCGGCCTCGACGAGCGGATGCTGCGCACCATCGCCCGGGTGTGCGCCGGCTTCGACGTCGACGGGATGCGCGCCGACATCGTCACCGCCCGCACCGCCGCCGCCCACGCCGCCTGGCAGGGTCGCGACCACGTCACCCGGGAGGACGTCCGCGCCGCCGCGCTGCTCTCGCTCCCCCACCGACGGCGCCGTGCGCCCTTCGACGCACCCGGCCTGGACGAGGACCTCCTCGATGCGCTCCTCGACGACGAGCCGGAGGACGACCCGCCCGGTGGTGGGGACTCCCCCGGCGACGGCGAAGGGGGCGACGGCGGCCCCGAGGAGGACGCACCACAGGGCGACGGGCCGGACGGCGCCTCCGGCGACTCGTGCGCTACCCCACCGCGTGAGGTAGCGCACGAGGGCCGCGACGCACCGTCACCCAGCGCAACGGACCACGCGCCGGACGACGCCTCCGACCCGGTGGACCCCCCTTCGCCCGAGTCCGGGGACGCGCCCCCCGGCGGCATACCGGTCCCGGTGGGCACCGCGAGCGCGCAAGAGCCCTACCGCGCCCGCCGGCTCGAGCTGACCGGCGTCGGCTCCGGCCCGTCCGGGCAGCGCTCCCCCGCGCTGACCCCGCGCGGCCGCGTGGTCGGCGTCCACCCGCCCGACCGCGAACCGGCGGGCTCGCCCGTGCACCTGACCGCCACCCTTCGCGCCAGCGCCGCTCGCCGCGCCACGGGCACGGGTCCCGCCCGGGTCACCGGCGCCGACCTGCGCCACGCCGTCACCCGCGGCCGGGAGGCCAACCTCGTGCTCCTCGCCGTCGACGCCTCGGGCTCGATGGCCGCCCGGAAGCGGATGAGCGAGGTCAAGACCGCGGTCCTGTCCCTGCTGCTGGACGCCTACCGGCGCCGCGACCGCGTCGGGCTGGTCACCTTCCGCGGCACCGGAGCGGACGTCGCCCTGCCGCCGACCTCGTCCGTCGACGCCGCCGCCGCACGGCTGGCGGAGCTGCCCCACGGCGGTCGCACGCCCCTGGCCGAGGGCCTGGCCGAGGTCGCCCGCGTCGTCGCCCGCGAGCGCGTGCGCGACCGCCACCAACGCGCCCTCGTCGTCCTCGTCACCGACGGCCGCGCGACGGCCGGCGAGGACGCCCTCGTCCGGGCCCGGCTGGTGGCCGATCGGTGGGGCCGTGCGGCCTCCTCCGCGGAGACGGTCGTCGTCGACTGCGAGTCCGGCCGCTTCCGGATGGGCCTGGCCGCCGACCTCGCGGCACGCATGGGCGCCGAGCACATCCCCCTCGAGCAGGTCGCAGCCAGCGGCCTCGTCGAGATCGTCACCGACCGCACCCACCCCCGAAGGAGCGCCGCCTGA
- the cobO gene encoding cob(I)yrinic acid a,c-diamide adenosyltransferase has product MARGSTPVTPDDGLTTRQRRHSPLVVVHGGTGKGKSTAAFGLALRGWNQGWPIGVFQFVKSAKWRIGEEEVYRTLGRLHEETGEGAPVEWHKMGSGWSWSRKAGTEEDHAADAREGWAEIKRRLAAGTHTVYVLDEFTYVLKWGWVDVDDVVETLTRRPGYQHVVITGRDPHPKLLEVADVATEMTKVKHPFDRGQKGQKGIEW; this is encoded by the coding sequence ATGGCCCGCGGAAGCACCCCCGTCACGCCGGACGACGGCCTGACCACGCGGCAGCGCCGCCACTCCCCGCTCGTCGTCGTCCACGGCGGCACCGGCAAGGGCAAGTCGACCGCCGCCTTCGGGCTCGCGCTGCGCGGCTGGAACCAGGGCTGGCCCATCGGCGTCTTCCAGTTCGTCAAGTCCGCCAAGTGGCGGATCGGCGAGGAGGAGGTCTACCGGACCCTCGGCCGGCTGCACGAGGAGACCGGCGAGGGCGCGCCCGTCGAGTGGCACAAGATGGGCTCGGGCTGGTCCTGGTCGCGCAAGGCCGGGACGGAGGAGGACCACGCCGCGGACGCCCGCGAGGGGTGGGCCGAGATCAAGCGCCGTCTCGCCGCCGGGACCCACACCGTCTACGTGCTCGACGAGTTCACCTACGTCCTCAAGTGGGGTTGGGTCGACGTCGACGACGTCGTCGAGACCCTGACGCGGCGGCCCGGCTACCAGCACGTCGTCATCACCGGCCGCGACCCGCACCCGAAGCTCCTCGAGGTCGCCGACGTCGCCACCGAGATGACGAAGGTCAAGCACCCCTTCGACCGGGGCCAGAAGGGCCAGAAGGGCATCGAGTGGTGA
- a CDS encoding NAD(P)/FAD-dependent oxidoreductase, giving the protein MRDLLVAGGGPIGLAAALYAARAGLDVAVREPRSGDIDKACGEGLMPGAVAALDDLGVLPHGHPVLGVRYLDGARTAQADFRHGPGLGVRRTVLHGALRARAAEAAIEVDHRPVREVLDRGDHLVVDGEPTRYLVAADGLHSPVRRLLGLGRSPARHRRYGLRCHVEVAPWTSYVEVHWSGAGEAYVTPVAEDLVGVAVLTSGPRPMPELLAQFPLLGRRIAGRATSRTRGAGPLRQRSRARVAGRVLLVGDAAGYVDALTGEGIALGMAQAHAAVAALAEERPERYEGDWRRLRRRHDLLTGGLVLATAVPPIRRGIVGAAAGVPAVFDAAVNQLARPARTARPARAAR; this is encoded by the coding sequence ATGCGTGACCTGCTGGTGGCCGGGGGCGGCCCGATCGGACTCGCCGCGGCGCTGTACGCCGCCCGGGCCGGGCTGGACGTCGCGGTCCGCGAGCCGCGGAGCGGTGACATCGACAAGGCCTGCGGCGAAGGTCTGATGCCCGGCGCGGTGGCCGCCCTGGACGACCTGGGCGTCCTCCCCCACGGCCACCCGGTCCTCGGCGTGCGATACCTCGACGGGGCACGGACGGCGCAGGCGGACTTCCGCCACGGGCCCGGGCTGGGGGTGCGACGCACCGTGCTGCACGGCGCCCTGCGGGCCCGTGCCGCCGAGGCCGCGATCGAGGTCGACCACCGGCCGGTGCGCGAGGTCCTCGACCGCGGCGACCACCTCGTCGTCGACGGGGAGCCGACCCGCTACCTCGTCGCGGCCGACGGGCTGCACTCGCCGGTGCGCCGGCTGCTGGGACTGGGCCGGTCTCCGGCGCGCCATCGGCGCTACGGCTTGCGCTGCCACGTCGAGGTCGCGCCATGGACCTCCTACGTCGAGGTGCACTGGTCCGGCGCCGGCGAGGCCTACGTCACCCCGGTGGCCGAGGACCTCGTCGGCGTGGCCGTGCTCACCTCAGGACCACGACCGATGCCCGAGCTGCTCGCGCAGTTCCCACTCCTGGGCAGGCGCATCGCCGGACGGGCCACGTCACGGACCCGGGGCGCCGGCCCCCTGCGGCAGCGGTCCCGGGCGCGGGTCGCGGGTCGGGTGCTCCTGGTCGGCGACGCCGCAGGCTACGTGGACGCGCTCACCGGCGAGGGCATCGCGTTGGGGATGGCGCAGGCGCACGCGGCGGTGGCCGCCCTCGCGGAGGAGCGACCAGAGCGCTACGAGGGCGACTGGCGCCGGCTGCGCCGACGTCACGACCTGCTCACCGGGGGGCTGGTCCTGGCCACCGCCGTGCCACCGATCCGTCGTGGGATCGTCGGTGCCGCAGCCGGGGTGCCCGCCGTCTTCGACGCGGCGGTCAACCAGCTCGCCCGACCGGCCCGGACGGCCCGACCGGCCCGGGCGGCGCGGTGA
- a CDS encoding cobyrinate a,c-diamide synthase, with product MTSPEQVSAPLPRVLVAAPASGHGKTTVAVGVMAALARRGLAVAPAKVGPDYIDPGYHALATGRPSRTLDPWLVGEGSVAPLLARGATHPTAADIAVIEGVMGLLDGRLGADGFASSAHVATLTRTPVVLVVDISSTSRTVAASVHGLAAIDPRLDVVGVVLNKAGTSRHGEEARRAVEAVGVPVWGVLPRDAAMHVPSRHLGLVPAAERDSAAATLGHIAAVAEEHLDLDALLTAAATAPALGVEPWAPEVAVGPSVPAGADRPVVAVGGGRAFTFRYPETVELLEAAGARVVELDPARDAALPAGTRGLYLGGGFPEVHARTLATNRPLVEEIRAAVAAGMPTVAECAGMLYLAESLDDHPMVGALPARAAMGQRLTLGYREAVSATDSVLGPAGTRVTGHEFHRTRTTPGAGTSAAWSLDGREEGFALDPAGTGRATLVASYLHTHWAGSPEVAASFVGAAAAVPPLRTAAGSTSYRQQHLEVLHAIPGTACSSSYPEGAKGAPPGDPLRHHGDAELADDLVDLAVNVRLARPPAWLAAALVDELAAVATYPDATRARDALAGRHGLAREQVLPTSGGAEAFTLLARALTPRDAVVVHPQFTEPEAALVAAGHEVRRVLLRPEDDFALTDAAAEEIGDADLVVLGNPTNPTGALHRADTLRSLARPGRVVLVDEAFMDAVPGEVQSLLPGDLGGLLVVRSLTKTWAVAGLRAGYVAGDRDLVAALAAHQPHWSVGSLALRVMTETAAPHAGTEAARAAEETTRWRAHLTSGLADLGVPTAGTHAPFVLARVGPGVREGLRTAGWAVRRGDTFPGLDPAWVRIAVRDPHTIDGLLRELGRILPRREHTRSA from the coding sequence GTGACCTCACCGGAGCAGGTGAGCGCCCCCCTTCCCCGCGTGCTCGTCGCCGCCCCCGCCTCCGGGCACGGCAAGACGACCGTCGCCGTGGGCGTCATGGCGGCACTGGCGCGCCGCGGCCTGGCCGTCGCGCCGGCCAAGGTCGGGCCCGACTACATCGACCCCGGCTACCACGCGCTCGCCACCGGCAGGCCCAGCCGCACCCTCGACCCGTGGCTCGTGGGCGAAGGGAGCGTCGCTCCCCTCCTCGCCCGCGGGGCCACGCACCCCACGGCCGCGGACATCGCCGTCATCGAGGGGGTCATGGGTCTGCTCGACGGGCGCCTGGGCGCCGACGGCTTCGCCTCCAGCGCGCACGTCGCGACGCTCACCCGCACCCCGGTCGTGCTCGTCGTGGACATCTCCTCCACGTCCCGGACGGTCGCCGCGAGCGTGCACGGGCTCGCGGCGATCGACCCGCGGCTGGACGTGGTCGGCGTCGTGCTCAACAAGGCCGGCACCTCCCGGCACGGGGAGGAGGCCCGGCGGGCCGTCGAGGCGGTCGGTGTCCCCGTGTGGGGCGTGCTCCCCCGGGATGCCGCGATGCACGTCCCCTCGCGCCACCTCGGGCTCGTGCCGGCCGCCGAGCGCGACTCCGCCGCAGCGACGCTCGGCCACATCGCCGCGGTCGCCGAGGAGCACCTCGACCTCGACGCGCTGCTGACCGCCGCGGCCACCGCGCCCGCGCTGGGTGTCGAGCCGTGGGCCCCCGAGGTCGCGGTGGGGCCATCGGTCCCGGCCGGCGCCGACCGGCCCGTCGTGGCCGTGGGCGGCGGGCGTGCCTTCACCTTCCGCTACCCGGAGACCGTCGAGCTGCTCGAGGCCGCCGGCGCGCGGGTCGTCGAGCTCGACCCCGCGCGCGACGCTGCGCTGCCCGCGGGGACGCGCGGGTTGTACCTCGGCGGAGGCTTCCCCGAGGTCCACGCGCGGACCCTGGCGACGAACCGTCCCCTCGTGGAGGAGATCCGGGCCGCCGTCGCCGCCGGGATGCCGACCGTGGCCGAGTGCGCGGGGATGCTCTACCTCGCCGAGTCCCTCGACGACCACCCGATGGTCGGTGCCCTCCCCGCGCGGGCCGCGATGGGCCAGCGGCTCACCCTCGGCTACCGCGAGGCGGTCTCGGCCACCGACTCCGTGCTCGGACCGGCCGGCACGCGAGTCACCGGGCACGAGTTCCACCGCACCCGGACCACTCCCGGCGCGGGGACGAGCGCCGCCTGGTCGCTCGACGGACGCGAGGAGGGCTTCGCCCTCGATCCCGCCGGCACGGGTCGCGCCACCCTCGTCGCCTCCTACCTGCACACCCACTGGGCCGGTTCCCCCGAGGTCGCTGCGTCCTTCGTCGGTGCGGCCGCCGCCGTCCCACCCCTACGAACTGCTGCAGGCAGCACTTCGTATCGTCAGCAGCACCTCGAGGTACTGCACGCGATACCAGGTACTGCCTGCAGTAGTTCGTATCCGGAGGGGGCGAAGGGGGCGCCCCCGGGCGACCCGCTCCGCCACCACGGCGACGCCGAGCTCGCCGACGACCTCGTCGACCTCGCGGTCAACGTGCGACTGGCCCGGCCGCCGGCATGGCTCGCCGCGGCGCTGGTCGACGAGCTGGCCGCGGTCGCGACCTACCCGGACGCCACCCGGGCCCGGGACGCCCTCGCTGGCCGGCACGGGCTGGCCCGGGAGCAGGTGCTCCCGACGAGTGGCGGCGCCGAGGCCTTCACCCTGCTCGCGCGCGCCCTCACCCCGCGCGACGCCGTCGTCGTCCACCCCCAGTTCACCGAGCCGGAGGCCGCCCTCGTCGCGGCCGGCCACGAGGTGCGTCGGGTGCTCCTGCGACCGGAGGACGACTTCGCGCTCACCGACGCCGCCGCCGAGGAGATCGGCGACGCCGACCTCGTCGTCCTGGGCAACCCGACCAACCCGACCGGGGCACTCCACCGGGCGGACACCCTCCGCTCCCTCGCACGTCCGGGACGCGTCGTCCTCGTCGACGAGGCCTTCATGGACGCGGTGCCCGGCGAGGTCCAGTCCCTGCTGCCCGGCGACCTCGGCGGGCTGCTCGTCGTGCGCTCGCTGACCAAGACGTGGGCCGTCGCCGGCCTGCGCGCCGGGTACGTCGCCGGTGACCGGGACCTCGTCGCCGCCCTCGCCGCCCACCAGCCGCACTGGTCCGTCGGCTCCCTCGCGCTGCGCGTCATGACCGAGACGGCCGCTCCCCACGCCGGGACCGAGGCCGCCCGCGCCGCCGAGGAGACCACCCGCTGGCGCGCCCACCTCACCTCCGGGCTGGCCGACCTCGGCGTCCCGACGGCGGGCACGCACGCCCCCTTCGTCCTCGCCCGGGTCGGTCCCGGCGTCCGCGAAGGGCTGCGCACTGCCGGCTGGGCCGTGCGCAGGGGGGATACTTTTCCGGGATTGGACCCTGCGTGGGTACGGATCGCCGTCCGTGACCCGCACACCATCGACGGCCTGCTGCGCGAGCTGGGTCGGATACTGCCACGACGAGAGCACACGAGGTCAGCATGA
- the cobM gene encoding precorrin-4 C(11)-methyltransferase, whose amino-acid sequence MTVHFIGAGPGAADLLTVRATRLLAASPVCLYAGTYLDAAVLEHCPEGVRLVDTQHLDLDRIIAEMASAHEGGEDVARLCSGDPSVYSAIAEQTRRLDARGIPWDITPGIAAYAATAARLGRELTVPEVAQSVVLTRAQRDSTTMPTGESLEAFAATGATLVLHLAVRRVRELAGRLVEHYGADCPVAVAYRVEQPEEIVLRGTLADIADRVEAHDLRQAAVIVVGRALRAEDFVESHLYSCHRVEGLSGGRGPGRR is encoded by the coding sequence ATGACCGTCCACTTCATCGGCGCCGGCCCCGGTGCCGCCGACCTGCTCACCGTCCGCGCCACGCGGCTGCTCGCCGCGAGCCCGGTGTGCCTCTACGCAGGTACCTACCTCGATGCCGCCGTCCTCGAGCACTGTCCCGAGGGGGTCCGCCTCGTCGACACCCAGCACCTCGACCTCGACCGGATCATCGCCGAGATGGCTTCCGCCCACGAGGGCGGCGAGGACGTCGCCCGGCTGTGCTCCGGCGACCCGTCCGTGTACTCGGCGATCGCCGAGCAGACACGACGTCTCGATGCGCGGGGCATCCCGTGGGACATCACCCCGGGCATCGCCGCCTACGCCGCGACCGCCGCGCGCCTGGGCCGCGAGCTGACCGTTCCCGAGGTCGCCCAGTCGGTCGTGCTCACCCGCGCCCAGCGTGACTCGACGACGATGCCGACGGGGGAGTCGCTCGAGGCCTTCGCCGCGACGGGCGCCACGCTCGTGCTGCACCTGGCGGTCCGGCGGGTGCGCGAGCTCGCCGGGCGCCTCGTCGAGCACTACGGCGCGGACTGCCCGGTCGCCGTGGCCTACCGCGTCGAGCAGCCCGAGGAGATCGTCCTGCGCGGCACTCTCGCCGACATCGCCGACCGGGTCGAGGCCCACGACCTCCGGCAGGCGGCGGTCATCGTCGTCGGCCGGGCGCTGCGGGCCGAGGACTTCGTCGAGTCGCACCTGTACTCGTGCCACCGGGTCGAGGGGCTGTCCGGTGGGCGGGGTCCCGGACGCCGCTGA
- a CDS encoding acyl-CoA thioesterase, whose amino-acid sequence MNRAPRVLWTVLTARRRGRVATGEVAVLPLRVLPNDIDLAGHMNNGVYFTMADLGRIDLAIRSGWIRAQLRHRVAPVVMQETMTFRTSLQPLQAFQLHTHLAGWDRISVFYEQRFVADGQVAAQALVRTRFLQRGKGVDPQRLWQLLGIDPPPSQVPGWAKGWGDGTRLPSPRADAPAGPPPFWT is encoded by the coding sequence GTGAACCGTGCCCCGCGCGTCCTCTGGACCGTCCTGACCGCCCGCCGTCGTGGCCGGGTCGCCACCGGTGAGGTGGCCGTGCTCCCGCTGCGGGTGCTGCCCAACGACATCGACCTCGCCGGGCACATGAACAACGGCGTCTACTTCACGATGGCCGACCTCGGTCGCATCGACCTGGCGATCCGGTCCGGATGGATCCGCGCCCAGCTGCGCCACCGCGTCGCACCCGTGGTGATGCAGGAGACGATGACCTTCCGCACCTCGCTGCAGCCCTTGCAGGCCTTTCAGCTGCACACCCACCTCGCCGGGTGGGACCGGATCAGCGTCTTCTACGAGCAGCGGTTCGTCGCCGACGGGCAGGTCGCGGCGCAGGCGCTGGTGCGCACGCGGTTCCTGCAGCGCGGCAAGGGTGTCGACCCGCAGCGACTGTGGCAGCTGCTGGGCATCGACCCGCCACCCTCGCAGGTCCCCGGCTGGGCGAAGGGGTGGGGAGACGGGACCCGCCTGCCGTCACCGCGCGCGGACGCCCCCGCGGGTCCGCCACCCTTCTGGACCTGA
- the cbiE gene encoding precorrin-6y C5,15-methyltransferase (decarboxylating) subunit CbiE, with translation MIDVVGIGDDGWVGLDDGRRRLVRDAATVLGGRRHLDLVAGHTAPGTGLVAWPSPLRPALPWLLESAERAGAVVVLASGDPLRSGIGTTLIDLLGADRVRIHPAVSSDVLARARQGWSAEETTVVTTVGRDLRSVLPHLAPGARLVVLCSDGADSANLGVLLAEHGWGATQLTARWHLGGPGEGALAARADAFTDTTADLVVCCLDVRADDPGAGTTAGAMPGRVEDFVEHDGQVTKRDVRASALARLRPTPGAHLWDLGAGNGTIALEWCLGADRATATCVEKDGVRAERITANARALGLAGRVHVIHDDTATADLGALTRPDAVFVGGGLAEPVLERAWSSLRPGGRLVAHAVTLDGEAALLALHGRTGGDLTRLTVERAVPLGTHLSWTPARAVVQLAVVRGDA, from the coding sequence GTGATCGACGTCGTGGGTATCGGTGATGACGGCTGGGTCGGCCTGGACGACGGGCGGCGCCGCCTCGTCCGCGACGCCGCCACCGTCCTGGGTGGCCGGCGTCATCTCGACCTCGTGGCCGGGCACACCGCCCCCGGGACCGGTCTCGTGGCCTGGCCCAGCCCCCTTCGCCCGGCGCTGCCGTGGCTGCTCGAGTCGGCCGAGCGAGCCGGTGCCGTCGTCGTGCTCGCCAGCGGGGACCCCCTTCGCTCCGGGATCGGGACGACGCTGATCGACCTGCTCGGAGCCGACCGGGTGCGCATCCACCCGGCGGTCTCCTCGGACGTCCTCGCCCGGGCCCGGCAGGGCTGGTCCGCGGAGGAGACGACGGTCGTGACGACCGTCGGCCGGGACCTGCGGTCGGTGCTGCCGCACCTGGCCCCGGGAGCGCGGCTCGTCGTGCTCTGCTCGGACGGCGCGGACTCGGCCAACCTCGGTGTGCTGCTGGCCGAGCACGGCTGGGGCGCAACGCAACTCACCGCACGCTGGCACCTGGGCGGCCCGGGTGAAGGTGCGCTCGCCGCCCGCGCGGACGCCTTCACGGACACGACCGCGGACCTCGTCGTGTGCTGCCTCGACGTGCGCGCCGACGACCCGGGTGCGGGGACGACCGCCGGGGCCATGCCGGGGCGGGTGGAGGACTTCGTCGAGCACGACGGGCAGGTGACGAAGCGGGACGTGCGCGCCAGCGCCCTGGCGCGCCTGCGACCCACCCCCGGCGCGCACCTGTGGGACCTCGGCGCCGGCAACGGGACCATCGCCCTGGAGTGGTGCCTGGGCGCCGACCGGGCCACCGCCACCTGCGTCGAGAAGGACGGCGTCCGCGCCGAGCGGATCACCGCCAACGCCCGCGCCCTCGGCCTCGCCGGACGGGTGCACGTCATCCACGACGACACCGCGACGGCCGACCTGGGCGCGCTCACGCGGCCGGACGCGGTCTTCGTCGGCGGGGGACTGGCCGAGCCGGTGCTCGAGAGGGCCTGGTCCTCCCTTCGTCCCGGGGGTCGGCTCGTCGCGCACGCGGTGACCCTCGACGGGGAGGCCGCGCTGCTCGCCCTCCACGGGCGCACCGGCGGGGACCTCACCCGCCTGACCGTCGAGCGGGCAGTCCCGCTCGGCACCCACCTGTCGTGGACCCCGGCTCGTGCCGTCGTCCAGCTCGCCGTCGTCCGAGGAGACGCATGA